A region of Arabidopsis thaliana chromosome 5, partial sequence DNA encodes the following proteins:
- a CDS encoding Myb/SANT-like DNA-binding domain protein (unknown protein; BEST Arabidopsis thaliana protein match is: unknown protein (TAIR:AT3G32904.1); Has 1807 Blast hits to 1807 proteins in 277 species: Archae - 0; Bacteria - 0; Metazoa - 736; Fungi - 347; Plants - 385; Viruses - 0; Other Eukaryotes - 339 (source: NCBI BLink).) → MNNYTIKHPTSIGRDYMVEKFNQVFNMNRTYVFFKNKHDELKKSYKGWKFLTHKTGISVDPKTSMIFAYDVWWREREFVGVEVVHKDLGEAHKFLLEVVHEEIVEDNLLKQLYKTLLLVIENFNDKVFNNFVPMLLTKMITMNLKRQKRYLLR, encoded by the exons ATGAATAATTATACTATTAAGCATCCTACTTCTATCGGTAGAGACTATATGGTTGAAAAGTTCAATCAAGTGTTCAACATGAATAGAacttatgttttcttcaaaaacaagCATGATGAATTAAAAAAGAGTTACAAGGGATGGAAGTTTCTTACGCATAAAACTGGCATCTCTGTTGATCCTAAGACATCAATGATATTTGCATATGACGTATGGTGGAGAGAACGAGAGTTT GTAGGCGTGGAAGTAGTTCACAAAGATCTGGGAGAAGCGCATAAGTTTTTGTTGGAAGTGGTTCACGAGGAAATCGTAGAAGACAATCTTTTGAAACAACTATACAAGACACTATTGCTGGTTATAGAGAATTTCAACGACAAAGTTTTCAACAACTTCGTCCCGATGCTTTTGACCAAGATGATTACAATGAATTTAAAAAGGCAGAAGCGATATTTGTTGCGCTAG